The Camelina sativa cultivar DH55 chromosome 16, Cs, whole genome shotgun sequence sequence TATATGTAAACTGGAAAACAGTATATATCATgcaatataacaaaaattaaaaaacacacAAGGCAATAGAAAATAATCTAAAAGATTAATTGGAAGGAATAGCAAAGAATATGAAAGACGTAGNaaaaaaaaaaaaaaaaaaaaaaaaaaaaaaaaaaaaaaagatgaaatatttatatgaatataaaaagGCTGTAATAGGAAAAAGGAAAACCTAGGTTATTAATCTAACGGTCCAAAAAATAGATCACATATACCTTGTCTATAAATAATGCTAATGCGCTCCACTGCACTTATAAGTTTTAACATCGCATCACATCttcctatctttttttttttttgtttttgttctcctTCATTCgttagaagtatatatatatagggtttcTGATCGATGTTATGATTGTGTATTCTTCTAAACCCGACGGGTCTCTGCAGATGTTGTTTCCAACTCGATCTCAACACCTCTCATTCCTACTAGTGAAatcttcttctagggtttgcCGTTTGGGTTTCCTCGTCAATTGCATCAGTAGTagcttttttaattaattattataatttcccTCTGTtatatctatcttcttcttcacgaatTTGGAAGGGAATCTATGTTGATCCGATCCGCTCCGATCATCACCGATCGTTCTAGGGTTTGgtctcttcttttactctctgtttttAATTACATGTTATTACTTACTTAcctgttgttgtttttttgttgctttagGTTTTTGTGGAGGAACGTCCTACGATTGATCGGTGATGGCTTCTAGAGTTTGTTTTCTAAATTGCGCGCATCAAGTTGCTTTTTTATGATGTTGCTTTTATCGATGAGGGTGATACTTGTTGCTCTTTTATTTCAGGTTATGGTTGATGCTTTTATCGATGAGGGTGATGTCTCAAGGAGACAAGGACacgcttctcttcttctctgtggtAACGTCTTCAAGGGTTCTGTTCTTCCTCTGAACTCATCTTTTTACTCTCTGTTCTTCCTTAGTTACATGTTATTTActtgttggtttttgtttttctggtttagGTGTGTGGAGAAGGATCCTACAATTGTTCaatgatggctttgactgatcgttgtcactcgaattcatgtttttcttctaaagtttggtttctaaatccgatatttttattatgttctcaAGAGGAGATAAGGACACGCTTTGCTTCTTTTCTATGCTAAAGTCTACaagttttttgttcttcctcttaacattttcttcttcgtcttgcaggtgttttggaagcTAATTATGATCGGATCATTGCATACTCTTCTCCTGGGTAAGTCTTCAAGCTTTCTCACGGGTTTTGTTAACCTGTGATCATTTTATAGTTGTTTCACTCTATCCTTTTGGTTTCAATAATACTCTATCGTGGGATActtaattcttgatttataatttgCAGGAAAAGGGTGTGTGTGCTACTTACGACGCTGTTGGATCATATGACCGAGCGAGTTGGATACAGTGCTCAAGGTTCAGGCTACACTGTGAGTTGCCCTATTTGTGTCTTCTTGCCTATTGCCTATTATGCGTTCTtatcatttgcatttagttcaaGATATTACCAAAACATCTCTACTTAATCTTGTATCAATGTTGCCCAGCACTTCTTCATATATCGTCAATTGTTTGTCTCTGACTAATGGTTTGTGAATTGTTTAATTAGGGAGTCAAGCTTATGATACTTAAGGCTGACGGCATCAAGAGTGAATTCATGTCCTTCTCGTTTGCTGCAAGCACTTTTTTTGGTCTTGATTCTTAGTGGCGCCTAATTTGGCAAAGTGTTTTAGTGGTGTCATGTTGGCTTAGAGAatggtggaggaagaagaagacaagttcACCAAATAAGAAGACAAGTTCAGGTATATTCATTGAAGAACATAAGGAAGATGATAATTATGCAAAGTTAGAGTTGTCTTCTCTTAATTTGGTTGTTGGTCAATGTTATGAAACGAAGAAGCATTTGGAGACAAGATTGCAAATACTAACCGTAGTAGAGAAGTTCaattactataaatataaatcgAACCCAAGGTTGCTAATTGTCAAGTGCTGGGTAAAAGGTTGTAAGTGGAGGGTGAGAGCTACTACAACAGGAAAAGATTATCCAAAGTTCCATGTGCGTGTGTTTATTTCACAACATACATGTTTAGTGATTGAGCGTTCTTCACGTACCAAACAAGCAAATTATAAGATTCTAGGAGCGTTGTATAAAGATTTCGTTGGTGGAGTTGGGCCCAAGGTATTGCCAATGCATGTTGCAGAAGCGTTTATTATTTCAGATCAAGGTACATTGCTTggtaattatttaatatttttaacatagtTTTAGTTTGTATAACGTTTTTGTTAATAGTTCGTTTTGCACAGATGGAATACTGGAAGGCGTATCGGACACTACGACATGCTCGTCAATTGGTCAGGGGTAGTCTAGAGAGTGGTTATATGCAGCTAAATACTTACTTGTACATGTTAAAGAGGGCAAATTCAGGAACATATACGCAGCTTGAACTTGATGATGCTGATAGATTTAACTACTTGTTCCTAGCATATGGTGTAAGCTTGAATGGATTTCCTTTCATGAGGAAAGTGTTGGTTGTTGATGGTACGTTTTTACAAGGAAAATACAAAGGGACACTTCTGACGGCAACATCTCAAGATGGCAATTTTCAGATATTTCAAATAGCATGGGCCGTGGTTGATACCGAAAATGATGAATCATGGGACTGGTTTTTCAAGCAACTCGGGTGTGTGATATCAAATGACGAAGGTCTAGCCATAATTTATGATAGGCACAAATCTATTGGAAAAGCAATTAAGGAGGTTTATTCGAAATCTAGCAGGGGAATATGTACATACCATttgtacaaaaatattttggttcgaTTTAAAGGTTGGGAAGCATTTGGTTTGGTTAAGAAGGCGGCAAGTGCTTACAGAGTAGTCGATTTTCAGTCCATTTTTGATCAGATTGAAGCTTTGAATCCTGCACTTCATGATTACCTTGTCCAAGCTGATGTGCGACTCTGGACACGTGCACATTTCCCTGGTGATAGGTACAACTTGCTTACTAGTaacattgcagaatcaatgaataCGGTGATGTCACACGCTAGAAGTTATCCTATTGTGGAACTGTTAGAAACAATTAGGTCCATGATGACTAGATGATTTTCAGATCGAAGGAATGATGCATTAAAAATGCCTACATCTCTAACTCGTGGTGTAGAGAAAATTCTACAAGtatattttctcttcttattgtcgtatatattttgtaatcataacttGTTGTTAAACAAAAGCGTTAATTTTATGCTGTTTTACAGAGTCGTGTAGAGTATGCTAAGCTACTTACTGTGCAAGATATAGATGCTAATCAAGTACAAGTTACAAGTGGATCATCTCTCCACGttgtaaatttgaaatatagaAGGTGTACATGTCGCAGGTTTGACTTGGAGAAGTTGCCTTGTGCACATGCGATTGCGGCTTGTGAAAAGAGGAAAACATCTCGAATAAGGATGTGTCATCCTTATTTCCGTAGAATCTACTTGTGTGATTCCTATGCAACTGCCATCATGCCAAGAGATTTTGGTACACCAGTTCCTGAACAAGTTGCAAGCAAGGTTGCTTTACCACCGATACCTAAAAACAAACCTGGAAGGCCAAAGAATTTAAGAATGAAGTCTGCTTTGGAGATTGCGATGAAAAGGAAAAAGCCAAGAAAACAATACACTTGTGGTAATTGCAATCAAGTAGGACATAATCGAAAGACATGTAATAACTAGAGTTTCAAGTTcagtttgttttagttttcgTTTTTGGTGTGCcctttgaaaaaaatacatgGTTGGTAATTGAAATACACTTGTGGTGATTACAATACACTTGTGGTAATTGTTAATctatcttgattttgttttaaattcaaCTGGAATATTGTTTAGAGGAAAACATTATTTACATTGcataatctaaaaaaatgttatcataCACGTTCACCACAAAAAACatgtaaacccaaaaaaacaaagacacgttaaccacaaaaataaaatgtgaacCCGAAAAACAAATTATCACTCACTCATCAATGAAGTGAGGGATTCATCAATGAGGTGAGGTATTACAAAAACTTTAGGTTGAGACAAATTGTTAGACTTATGATGGCCAAGACCCTCACCAACTTCATCAAATATCTCACATGCAAGTTTTATCCGAATCGTCGGGATGTTCCTATCGCATATCCCATCAAATTTTATCCCAAGGGCCAAACACTCAATGTACTTTAGAGCAAACACACCACAATCACCTGGATCTTCATTCAATGGCACACCTTGTGTCACTCGTTTCACCTCTAGCATGGCATAGCTTTTCTTGCGAACCTGTGGAGGAATTGCGTGGCTTAACAATGCAGGGATCATTCGCCTAAGTGCAATGTAGTCTTTCACCAAATCAGAATCTTTCACCAAGGATGGAATGCTATCATACACGTAAATGGTTTTAGCTGGCAAGTCAATATCCAGAGCCACCCAATGATTTTGGTTGACAAAAAGGCAAACGTATAAATGATCCACATGAATGTGCCACTTCTTGTTTGTCTGCGAGTCAACAGGACATGGCTCTGAACAAGAAATTTCTTCGAGAAAGTGCAAACTGGTCGTAATCTTTCAATAGTGATGGGAGCATATCTTGATCCAAGAAGGCTATGCGAGGGTTAGGGTACTGAGAAGGATCACGAATGAACCTGTTGCGGAACATAGTCATGGCAGCGCCCATGTGCTACATTACAAGCAAATCCGCATTAGAAATGACCAATAACTACTCCACAATAAAATgccaataaaaaccaaaaatatatacttacaaAGTCTTTCAACCATCCATAATCAAAACTAGGCCAGTCCAATCTTGGTGTCATAATCTGCCAATAAAATCTAACATCTGGATTCCCAGTTTGCAAAGGTGCCTCCCTGTAAACATGATTACATCATAAGCCTAATGTGTACTAATAGGAAATAAAAACCTTAATGTAAGTATCATAAGGATAATACTTACTGATCAAGCTTCAGGAAATCCATAAGTTTCTGTAACTTAGCATGTTCAGCTGGCTTAAGATAATCATTAGACACAATGGAAGGGATTATTCGTTTCACAGTAGAGTTACCAACATATGGATACTTTTGAGATTTTGCCAACTGCGGAACTCGTTTTTCTTGTGTCGTATCTCCATCCAATTTTAACGGCTCTCCAAGTCGTGTCAATGTTGCATCAAGCCTTTTACTAATCAACCGTTGTTCAGGGTCATCCCATGTATCTTCTGAACTAGAAGCCATTTTTGTATCAAGAGCAACAACTTTGTCAGTAATATCTTCAAGTTCATCACCATCAGCAGCTGGCCTCTTTCCCTTCTCCTTTTCAACCTTTACGGAAGCTGGACATGCATTCTTGCGACAAAGTTTCTTTAAAACATCACCCACAAAGTTTTTCTGATGATCTTGAGTAAAATAATTCTGCTCACATAAAGGAAGATCAGCAGATATTTCTGTTTctgacttcttctttttattactcACAGTGTAAACCTTCTTCACCACTCGAGGGACAGGAAATTCATCTTTCGATGTCTCTTTCATCTCTACCATCCAAGACtgcaaaatttgaataatttttgaaaatcgtATTacaatataggaaaaaaaataaacaaatggaaattaaataccaaaataaaacttattGGTTGATGACTATGAGCCTCATCCTCTTCATTGTTATTTGAAGTCGAATCAATTGGGACATTAgtggcttttgtttctttcattcctTTCAAATCTACCTCCACCGTTTTA is a genomic window containing:
- the LOC104753323 gene encoding uncharacterized protein LOC104753323, which produces MEYWKAYRTLRHARQLVRGSLESGYMQLNTYLYMLKRANSGTYTQLELDDADRFNYLFLAYGVSLNGFPFMRKVLVVDGTFLQGKYKGTLLTATSQDGNFQIFQIAWAVVDTENDESWDWFFKQLGCVISNDEGLAIIYDRHKSIGKAIKEVYSKSSRGICTYHLYKNILVRFKGWEAFGLVKKAASAYRVVDFQSIFDQIEALNPALHDYLVQADVRLWTRAHFPGDRYNLLTSNIAESMNTSRVEYAKLLTVQDIDANQVQVTSGSSLHVVNLKYRRCTCRRFDLEKLPCAHAIAACEKRKTSRIRMCHPYFRRIYLCDSYATAIMPRDFGTPVPEQVASKVALPPIPKNKPGRPKNLRMKSALEIAMKRKKPRKQYTCGNCNQVGHNRKTCNN